One region of Drosophila kikkawai strain 14028-0561.14 chromosome 2R, DkikHiC1v2, whole genome shotgun sequence genomic DNA includes:
- the LOC108072254 gene encoding MORN repeat-containing protein 3, which translates to MGTCLERYFCPNKPVCSTGRRATFCYPGGGTYSGYWSCNKHHGWGVKKTAKRTFLDFSGKKTPEGQLIYEGHWVMNKRQGVGSMLRKRGTDVQLIYSGRWYDDMKCGEGKQFYADGCVYFGQWLRNRRHGLGIQWYSDGGIYAGEWETDYRHGLGVMFYANGNRYEGHFARGYKNGEGVFYHMHTGQIQKGMWENDNVKVSVMQDEPKMRCNTGVTPYPIPRNYLKYPNEIMRELFQKYKVAGEKPHRRFNDQVSLDFVHHYRQYASFEERFASPTIVDLYPNGKLACTCDCEQIARAETTVSQI; encoded by the exons ATGGGTACGTGTTTGGAACGTTATTTTTGCCCCAACAAGCCTGTCTGCAGCACAGGTAGAAGAGCCACTTTCTGCTATCCTGGCGGTGGAACCTATTCCGGCTATTGGTCTTGCAACAAACACCATGGCTGGGGCGTGAAGAAGACTGCGAAGCGAACTTTCCTGGACTTTTCGGGGAAAAAGACGCCCGAGGGGCAGCTCATCTACGAGGGTCACTGGGTGATGAACAAGCGGCAGGGAGTCGGATCAATGTTACGTAAGCGTGGCACGGATGTGCAGCTGATTTACTCGGGTAGATGGTACGACGACATGAAGTGCGGCGAGGGCAAGCAGTTCTATGCCGATGGGTGCGTCTACTTTGGCCAGTGGTTAAGAAACCGACGACATGGTCTGGGCATTCAGTGGTACTCGGATGGTGGAATCTATGCGGGCGAGTGGGAGACTGATTACCGACACGGCCTGGGGGTCATGTTCTATG CTAATGGCAACCGCTATGAAGGACACTTTGCACGGGGTTATAAAAACGGTGAGGGTGTCTTCTATCATATGCACACCGGTCAAATTCAGAAAGGGATGTGGGAGAACGATAATGTTAAGGTGTCAGTGATGCAGGATGAGCCCAAAATGCGATGCAATACCGGAGTGACTCCATATCCGATTCCAAGGAACTATCTCAAGTATCCAAACGAAATAATGCGGGAGTTGTTTCAAAAGTACAAAGTGGCTGGCGAGAAGCCTCATCGCCGATTCAATGACCAAGTTAGCCTGGACTTTGTACATCATTACCGACAATATGCCTCATTCGAAGAGCGTTTCGCCTCGCCGACAATAGTGGATCTCTATCCCAACGGCAAGTTGGCCTGCACCTGTGACTGCGAGCAGATTGCCAGGGCAGAGACCACTGTTAGTCAGATATAG
- the Jhbp10 gene encoding protein takeout — protein MISDWCGNRFGLLLVLLVALCQLAGAKLPSTIKPCARDDPQLERCIINAVYNLRPLLVHGNLGDGYTTPPLEPLALDNIELGRSSQFQALFTDLEATGGSNFIIDRLIAKPWDISYDLWITLPRIDFRGRYSMHLNLLLLDIKGRGNMQGYCENAKASVKMRGTRYLRNGQDYVKFTKMTMRIEFKDFKLNLENLFNGDRILGDVGNALINNNQDLYLNEIVPGLEHGLSKKFLDVANEILATATFDEMFPPSRTVINPITFPSRIPAATGLGPDIFETPFASKNPEGGIFGHKI, from the exons ATGATCTCTGATTGGTGTGGAAATCGATTtggcttgctgctggttttaTTAGTGGCCCTGTGCCAATTAGCTGGTGCCAAACTGC caTCTACTATAAAGCCATGTGCTCGGGATGATCCTCAATTGGAGCGCTGCATCATCAATGCTGTCTACAATTTAAGGCCTCTACTAGTTCATGGTAATCTAGGAGATGGCTATACAACGCCACCCCTAGAGCCCTTGGCCCTGGATAATATCGAACTAGGAAGAAGCAGCCAGTTTCAAGCTTTGTTTACGGATCTCGAGGCCACTGGAGGGAGTAACTTTATCATAGATCGCCTCAT AGCAAAACCATGGGATATATCATATGATCTTTGGATTACACTTCCACGCATCGACTTTAGGGGACGTTATTCAATGCACCTCAACTTGCTTCTACTCGATATCAAGGGCAGGGGAAACATGCAGGGATATTGCG AGAATGCCAAGGCATCCGTTAAAATGCGTGGCACTCGCTATCTGCGAAATGGACAGGACTATGTAAAGTTCACCAAGATGACCATGCGGATCGAGTTCAAGGACTTTAAATTGAATCTGGAGAACTTGTTCAATGGCGACCGGATTTTGGGAGATGTTGGCAATGCCCTTATCAACAATAATCAGGACTTGTATCTGAATGAAATAGTGCCTGGCCTGGAGCATGGTCTTTCCAAGAAGTTTTTAGATGTGGCCAATGAAATCCTAGCCACGGCTACCTTTGATGAAATGTTTCCACCAAGTAGGACCGTTATCAATCCCATTACGTTCCCTTCGCGAATACCAGCGGCGACGGGTCTGGGTCCAGACATTTTTGAAACGCCTTTTGCCTCCAAAAATCCAGAAGGTGGAATTTTTGGGCATAAGATATGA
- the Kr gene encoding protein krueppel — translation MAISMLQDAQTRSLAAALAGIKREEVSVDRSMSLSPPMSANTSATSAAAMYPAMGLQQAAAASAFGMLSPTQLLAANRQAAAFMAQLPMSTLANTLFPHNPAALFGAWAAQQSLPPQGTHMHSPPASPHSPVSTPLGSGKHPLSSPNSTPQHHEPAKKARKLSVKKEFQTEISMSVNDLYHTPGGPISPPSSGSSPNSTHEGAGGNAGGAGSKDPSRDKSFTCKICSRSFGYKHVLQNHERTHTGEKPFECPECHKRFTRDHHLKTHMRLHTGEKPYHCSHCDRQFVQVANLRRHLRVHTGERPYTCEICDGKFSDSNQLKSHMLVHNGEKPFECERCHMKFRRRHHLMNHKCGIQSPPTPALSPAMSGDFPMAVTAMALESSTTKFAAMCASYGGSEESVDLEKGPMEDDAPLDLSEDGASSVDGHCSSSIARRKAQDIRRVFRLPPPQILHVASDMPEQTEPEDLSMHSPRSAESHEQNEDIDLDDLDDAAALYMRQQQHH, via the exons ATGGCCATATCAATGCTGCAAGACGCACAGACACGAA gcTTGGCTGCTGCATTGGCAGGAATCAAGAGGGAGGAGGTTTCTGTTGACCGCTCCATGTCGCTATCGCCACCAATGTCGGCCAACACATCAGCCACCAGCGCCGCAGCCATGTATCCGGCTATGGGCCTTCAACAGGCAGCCGCTGCCTCTGCCTTTGGAATGCTCTCCCCCACCCAGCTCCTGGCTGCCAACCGGCAGGCTGCTGCCTTCATGGCGCAACTGCCCATGAGCACATTGGCCAACACACTGTTCCCGCACAATCCTGCGGCCTTGTTTGGAGCCTGGGCCGCCCAGCAGTCACTGCCACCTCAGGGCACACACATGCATTCGCCGCCAGCTAGCCCACACTCGCCGGTATCCACACCTCTGGGCAGTGGCAAACATCCGCTGAGTTCGCCCAACAGCACCCCGCAGCACCATGAGCCAGCGAAGAAGGCTCGCAAATTATCGGTAAAGAAGGAGTTTCAGACGGAGATCAGCATGAGTGTGAATGATCTTTATCACACACCCGGTGGTCCCATTTCACCGCCTTCCAGCGGCAGTTCTCCCAACTCCACACACGAGGGCGCGGGCGGCAATGCCGGAGGCGCTGGGTCCAAGGACCCATCTCGCGACAAGAGCTTCACCTGCAAAATCTGTTCCCGCAGCTTTGGCTATAAGCACGTTTTGCAAAACCACGAGCGCACCCACACTGGCGAGAAGCCCTTCGAATGCCCGGAGTGCCACAAACGCTTCACGCGGGATCACCACCTGAAGACCCATATGCGCCTTCATACTGGAGAGAAGCCATATCATTGCTCGCACTGCGATCGTCAATTCGTTCAGGTGGCCAACCTCAGGCGTCACTTGCGGGTCCACACTGGAGAGCGTCCGTACACATGCGAGATCTGCGACGGTAAATTCAGCGACTCCAATCAACTCAAGTCCCATATGCTGGTGCACAACGGAGAGAAGCCTTTTGAGTGCGAACGTTGCCACATGAAGTTCCGGCGGCGCCACCATCTGATGAACCACAAGTGTGGCATCCAGTCGCCGCCCACTCCGGCTCTGTCGCCAGCCATGAGTGGTGACTTTCCCATGGCAGTCACCGCAATGGCTCTTGAGTCCTCCACCACCAAATTCGCGGCAATGTGCGCCAGCTATGGAGGCTCTGAAGAGTCGGTCGACTTGGAAAAAGGTCCTATGGAGGACGATGCCCCATTGGATTTGTCCGAGGATGGAGCCAGCTCCGTTGATGGacattgcagcagcagcattgcACGGCGCAAGGCCCAGGATATTCGTCGAGTTTTCCGCCTGCCTCCCCCCCAGATCCTTCACGTAGCCAGTGATATGCCCGAACAAACCGAACCTGAGGATCTGAGCATGCACTCTCCCCGCTCCGCCGAGTCCCACGAACAGAACGAGGATATTGACTTGGACGACCTGGATGATGCTGCAGCCCTCTATAtgcggcaacagcagcaccatTAG